Proteins co-encoded in one Arthrobacter globiformis genomic window:
- a CDS encoding CBS domain-containing protein, whose product MTTAREIMTGGVECVGENETLEAAARKMKELDVGALPICGEDNRLKGMITDRDIVIKCFAEGGDPRTAKAGDFGQGKPVTIGADDSIEEAIRTMGEHQVRRLPVIDGHDLIGIISQADIARNYPEDRVGELVELISFY is encoded by the coding sequence ATGACGACAGCACGTGAAATCATGACCGGCGGCGTCGAATGCGTCGGTGAAAATGAAACCCTGGAAGCCGCGGCCCGGAAGATGAAAGAGCTGGACGTCGGCGCCCTGCCGATCTGCGGGGAGGACAACAGGCTCAAGGGCATGATCACGGACCGCGACATCGTCATCAAATGCTTCGCCGAAGGCGGCGATCCACGCACGGCCAAGGCGGGGGACTTTGGGCAGGGCAAGCCGGTCACCATTGGCGCCGACGACTCAATCGAGGAAGCAATCAGGACCATGGGAGAGCACCAGGTCCGCCGGCTGCCCGTCATCGACGGCCACGACCTGATTGGCATCATCAGTCAGGCCGACATCGCCCGGAACTACCCGGAAGACCGGGTCGGAGAACTTGTAGAGCTCATTTCCTTCTATTAG
- a CDS encoding SRPBCC family protein, which yields MQTVEETIEVAVPVREAYEQWWLFESFPQFMSGVQSVRRVSDRITHWVTNIGGAEREFDAEIVEDRPDERMAWRSTDGITHAGAVAFTQLGPRTTRVWVRLEWSPENLAEKVGAALGFDNMQVRADLLRFKEFIESRPAGTDA from the coding sequence ATGCAGACTGTCGAGGAAACCATCGAGGTGGCTGTTCCAGTGCGCGAGGCGTATGAGCAGTGGTGGCTGTTTGAATCCTTTCCGCAGTTCATGTCGGGCGTTCAGTCGGTAAGGCGGGTCAGTGACAGGATCACGCACTGGGTGACGAACATCGGCGGGGCGGAACGGGAATTCGATGCAGAAATAGTGGAAGACCGCCCGGACGAGCGGATGGCGTGGCGCAGCACCGACGGCATCACGCACGCTGGTGCCGTGGCGTTCACGCAGCTGGGCCCCCGCACGACGCGCGTCTGGGTCCGGTTGGAATGGTCGCCGGAAAACCTGGCAGAGAAGGTCGGGGCAGCCCTGGGCTTTGACAACATGCAGGTTCGGGCAGACCTGCTCCGGTTTAAGGAATTCATCGAATCCCGCCCCGCCGGCACCGACGCCTAG
- a CDS encoding Hsp20/alpha crystallin family protein — MLMLDPFRQLDRLAEQVLGTVARPATMPMDAWREGDEYVVAFDLPGVEVDSIDLGVEQNALTVRAERKAPVGEGTELLASERPRGVFSRQLVLGDALETENVKANYDAGVLTLRIPVAAQAAPRKIEIETKGGQQQIRA, encoded by the coding sequence ATGTTGATGTTAGATCCGTTCCGCCAGCTGGACCGTCTCGCCGAGCAGGTCCTGGGCACCGTGGCCCGTCCGGCAACGATGCCGATGGACGCCTGGCGGGAAGGTGATGAATATGTCGTCGCGTTTGATCTGCCCGGCGTGGAGGTCGATTCGATCGATCTGGGCGTGGAACAGAATGCCCTGACCGTTCGCGCTGAACGGAAGGCACCCGTGGGCGAGGGCACCGAACTCCTTGCGTCCGAGCGGCCCCGCGGCGTTTTTAGCCGGCAGCTGGTCCTCGGTGACGCACTGGAAACGGAGAACGTCAAAGCCAATTACGACGCGGGCGTCCTGACGCTCCGGATCCCGGTGGCAGCCCAGGCAGCTCCGCGCAAGATCGAAATCGAGACCAAGGGCGGCCAGCAGCAGATCCGCGCCTAA
- a CDS encoding alpha/beta hydrolase — MLHGAGGDAAGGLGLLSGYAEEHRLVLAAPSSRTSTWDGVRGVFGTDVKAINRALEQIFQLVFVDPNRIAIGGFSDGASYALGLGLANGGLFAKIIAFSPGFIPPAPRTGRPHIFVSHGDRDNVLPIDRTSRRLVPLLNREGYNVTYREFRGGHAVPPEITQEAIEWLGWE, encoded by the coding sequence TTGCTTCACGGAGCGGGAGGCGATGCGGCAGGAGGGCTGGGGCTGCTGTCCGGCTATGCCGAAGAACACAGACTCGTCCTTGCCGCACCCTCGTCCAGAACCTCAACCTGGGACGGTGTCCGCGGCGTATTCGGCACCGACGTCAAGGCGATAAACCGGGCGCTTGAACAGATCTTCCAACTGGTCTTCGTTGACCCGAACCGTATCGCGATCGGCGGGTTCTCCGATGGAGCTTCCTACGCGTTGGGGCTGGGCCTGGCGAACGGCGGCCTCTTTGCCAAGATCATTGCCTTCTCCCCCGGGTTTATCCCTCCCGCGCCTCGGACCGGCAGACCCCACATTTTCGTTTCCCACGGAGACCGGGACAACGTCCTGCCCATTGACCGCACCAGCCGCCGGTTGGTGCCGCTCCTAAACAGAGAGGGCTACAACGTCACCTACCGGGAGTTCCGGGGCGGCCATGCGGTTCCCCCCGAAATAACACAGGAGGCAATTGAATGGCTGGGCTGGGAGTAA
- a CDS encoding amylo-alpha-1,6-glucosidase, whose product MAGWNADNAAGPIGQGALTLVAGSSFCISLQNGDIFPHHPHGVFHRDTRIVSRWSLTVNGQPVEPLGAWTPSPYQGTYMGRAARSDGLTDTPLTVERNRELGNGIVEDITIHNYSLQPASCEIALAVDADFADLFEVKEGRFHRLWEQTRRTRAGSVTIEAAWQETRKGIVVRMRDAEASEEGLLLHMIVPAHGKWSARATVLPLTAETEIDAGLPTLVLSAEMISAQERRQKAWDAHIPLPRVGNPTVERSLLRSHDDIGALRIVDPDHPDRMVVAAGAPWFMALFGRDSLLSSFMVLPVDATLALGTLQTLADRQGTKVDPLTEEQPGRILHEVRLDVGTSLALGGRSAYYGTADATPLFVTLLGEASRWGLAAHDIAALVPHADRALKWIRDYGDRDGDGFVEYKRLTDQGLANQGWKDSWDGISFADGRLAEPPIALCEVQGYVYSAYMARAWIAYDAGDEALAKDLRERAEQLKKQFNEQFWMPDRGYYAIALDRDKRPVDACASNMGHCLWSGIVDEDKAQQVARRLMSPEMFSGWGVRTLATDMGAYNPVSYHNGSVWPHDNALIVAGLMRYGFVKEARQLSTSLMEAAEYTDNRLPELFCGFSRSDCPQPLPYPTACSPQAWASATPVMLVRSLLRYEPDVPLGVLWIDPALPERWGSMHTTNLPVGGARVTLDVSASHVTVEGLPPGMVFRRGTRPPLADLMEA is encoded by the coding sequence ATGGCTGGATGGAATGCAGACAACGCGGCCGGGCCGATCGGGCAGGGAGCCCTGACGTTGGTGGCAGGATCATCCTTCTGTATATCGCTGCAGAACGGTGACATCTTCCCCCATCATCCTCACGGCGTTTTCCATCGGGACACCAGGATCGTGTCACGATGGTCGCTCACCGTAAATGGACAGCCTGTGGAGCCACTGGGAGCGTGGACCCCTTCGCCCTACCAGGGCACGTACATGGGGAGGGCAGCGCGGAGCGATGGACTCACCGACACCCCGCTGACGGTCGAGCGGAACCGCGAGCTGGGTAACGGCATCGTGGAAGACATCACAATTCACAACTATTCCCTACAGCCCGCCTCCTGCGAGATCGCCTTGGCCGTGGACGCCGACTTCGCGGACCTTTTCGAAGTCAAAGAGGGCCGGTTCCACCGACTGTGGGAACAGACCCGGCGGACGAGAGCCGGGTCCGTGACGATAGAAGCGGCATGGCAGGAAACACGGAAAGGAATCGTCGTGCGGATGCGCGACGCCGAAGCCAGCGAGGAAGGTCTCCTCCTGCACATGATCGTCCCGGCGCACGGAAAGTGGAGTGCCCGGGCGACCGTGCTGCCGCTGACAGCTGAAACCGAAATCGACGCGGGCCTGCCGACCCTCGTCCTCTCAGCCGAGATGATCTCAGCACAGGAGCGGCGCCAGAAAGCATGGGATGCACATATTCCACTTCCCCGTGTGGGCAATCCAACCGTAGAACGAAGCCTCCTGCGCAGCCACGACGACATCGGGGCCCTGCGCATCGTTGACCCCGACCATCCCGACCGCATGGTCGTCGCCGCCGGCGCACCATGGTTCATGGCACTGTTCGGGCGGGACTCCCTCCTGTCCTCCTTTATGGTCCTGCCCGTCGACGCAACACTGGCGTTGGGCACTCTGCAGACGCTGGCCGACCGGCAAGGCACGAAAGTGGATCCGCTGACCGAAGAGCAACCCGGCCGAATTCTGCACGAGGTGCGGCTCGACGTCGGAACGAGCCTGGCCCTCGGCGGCAGATCAGCCTACTACGGCACTGCCGACGCCACTCCCCTGTTCGTCACCCTGCTCGGCGAAGCAAGCCGCTGGGGACTTGCTGCCCACGACATCGCAGCGCTGGTACCCCATGCAGACCGTGCCCTTAAGTGGATCCGGGACTACGGAGACCGCGACGGCGACGGCTTCGTTGAGTACAAGCGCCTCACCGACCAGGGCCTCGCCAACCAGGGCTGGAAGGACTCCTGGGACGGGATCAGCTTCGCCGATGGCAGGCTTGCCGAGCCGCCCATTGCGCTCTGCGAGGTTCAAGGCTATGTCTACAGCGCCTACATGGCACGGGCCTGGATTGCCTACGACGCCGGTGACGAGGCTCTCGCCAAGGACCTCCGGGAACGTGCGGAACAGCTGAAAAAACAGTTCAACGAACAGTTCTGGATGCCGGACCGCGGGTACTACGCAATCGCACTCGACCGGGATAAGCGGCCCGTCGACGCGTGCGCCTCCAACATGGGCCATTGCCTGTGGTCAGGCATCGTGGACGAGGATAAGGCACAACAAGTTGCCCGCCGGCTGATGTCCCCGGAAATGTTCAGCGGCTGGGGCGTGCGCACCCTGGCAACGGACATGGGGGCGTATAACCCGGTCAGCTACCACAACGGCTCTGTCTGGCCTCACGACAATGCGCTCATAGTCGCAGGTCTCATGCGGTACGGCTTCGTGAAGGAAGCACGGCAGCTGTCCACCTCACTGATGGAAGCCGCCGAATACACCGACAACCGGCTGCCCGAACTGTTCTGCGGATTCAGCCGTTCGGATTGCCCCCAGCCCCTCCCCTATCCAACTGCTTGCTCACCCCAGGCATGGGCCTCGGCGACACCCGTGATGCTGGTACGCAGCCTCCTGCGCTACGAGCCCGACGTCCCCTTGGGCGTACTCTGGATCGATCCCGCATTGCCCGAAAGGTGGGGAAGCATGCACACCACCAACCTGCCGGTGGGCGGGGCACGCGTCACGCTCGATGTGTCGGCATCCCATGTGACCGTGGAGGGACTGCCCCCAGGCATGGTGTTCCGCCGGGGAACACGACCACCCCTAGCCGACCTGATGGAGGCTTAA